Proteins co-encoded in one Dendropsophus ebraccatus isolate aDenEbr1 chromosome 9, aDenEbr1.pat, whole genome shotgun sequence genomic window:
- the LOC138801844 gene encoding olfactory receptor 2L3-like — protein sequence MENYTSVPTEFHILPFSYKSPALVIGLFTVIYLLGVIMNVLIVTLIYLDQQLHSPMYRFLCNLSFVDLCYTTTIIPRLLHMLSSGNYTMSFRQCFTQMFFFFLAASTEDLLLFIMAYDRYVAICKPLHYHSILSKEVCSVFMTILWICASLNSCLIITPTMNMSFCNSTTIHHFYCDAKALTTISCGGKERFFSVIYFELFFFVLCPFLCSFTSYTKILQVIFRIKSVAGRKKAFSTCSSHLTVILLYYGTAVLVYLLPSSRYSDLLDQVFTLLYATVTPMLNPLIYSLRNKEVKMAATRLLKLKSNS from the coding sequence ATGGAGAACTACACATCAGTTCCTACGGAATTCCACATTCTGCCATTTTCCTATAAGAGTCCAGCCTTGGTGATCGGCCTGTTCACGGTGATCTACTTGCTCGGAGTCATCATGAATGTGTTGATTGTTACTCTGATCTATCTGGATCAGCAGCTGCACAGTCCTATGTATCGGTTCCTGTGTAACTTGTCCTTCGTAGACTTGTGTTATACAACAACCATCATCCCGAGACTGTTACATATGCTTTCCTCTGGAAATTACACCATGTCCTTCAGACAATGCTTCACCCagatgttcttcttcttcttggctGCCTCAACGGAAGATCTTCTATTGTTCATCATGGCCTATGACCGCTACGTTGCGATCTGTAAGCCCCTACACTATCACTCTATTCTGAGTAAAGAAGTGTGCTCCGTCTTTATGACCATATTATGGATTTGTGCATCTCTTAACTCATGTCTGATCATCACCCCGACTATGAACATGTCCTTTTGTAATTCCACCACAATTCACCATTTTTACTGCGATGCAAAAGCTCTTACAACAATTTCATGTGGCGGCAAAGAAAGATTTTTCTCAGTGATTTATTttgagttatttttttttgtgctttgtcCATTTTTATGCAGTTTTACGTCCTATACaaaaatattacaggttatatttCGTATAAAATCTGTTGCAGGAAGGAAGAAGGCCTTCTCCACCTGCTCGTCCCATCTTACTGTCATCTTGCTGTATTACGGCACGGCTGTGCTGGTGTATTTATTGCCATCTTCAAGATATTCCGATCTTCTGGATCAGGTCTTCACCTTGTTGTATGCAACAGTCACCCCAATGTTAAACCCACTGATCTATAGTCTTAGAAATAAAGAGGTGAAGATGGCCGCCACAAGATTATTAAAGTTGAAGTCTAACAGTTAA